The nucleotide sequence ATCAGGGCGCCCGCGATCTTCGACGCCGCCTCGCGGACGCGCCGCTCGGCTTCGGCCTGGTCCGATGCCGCGCGAAAGTGCAATGAGATGGAAAGTCCCTTGTTTTCGACGCTCACGCCCGGCACGCCGCCAAGCTCGAACGACAGGCGATCCGCCCACGCGCCGACAGTCTCGCCAATGCGGTCGAGCTTCGGGTCGCGATCGTCGGATTCGGCGCCGTGATTGCCGATGATGCGAACCAGGCGAACGCCCGCGAGACGCGGGAGGATGTCGGCGCGCGAACGGCCGGTGATGATCGCGCACGGCGCGATCTCCGAGAGCCGCCGCATCAGCTCGCGCGTGGAATCGCGCATCATGGCGTCGTCGCGATGCTCCACGATGGGCGCAAGCGTGCCGTCGAAATCGAACACGAACAGCGCGCGCGCGTCGGTCAGGCGATCGAGAACCTCGCGCTCGTCGAAAAGGAGCCTCACGCAGGCACCCCAAACGCGCTTTCCTCGAGCCGCTCGGCGAGACGTTCGCGGTGACGCACGCGTCCCGCGTCGACGAGCATCGCGCCCGCCCAGCGGTAGATATTGAAATGCGAAACGTACGCGCGCATCGAGCGCATGCGTTCGGCCTGCTCCTCGGGCGACATGTGCAACGCGGCGGACATCGCCGCCGCCGCCTCGTCCAGGTCGTAAGGATTCACGATCAGCGCCTCGGTCAGCTCGCGCGCCGCGCCGGTGAAGCAGGAGAGCATCAACACACCGGCCTCGTCGTCGCGGGCGGTGACGAATTCCTTGGCCACGAGGTTCATGCCGTCGTGCAGGCTGCTGACGTAGCAGACGTCCGCGGCCTTGAAATAGGTAAACACGCGCGGCGGCTCGTGGTGTTCCTCAAAATAAACGATCGGCCGAAACCCGTCACGCCCGAAGCGGGCGTTCACGCGTTCGACGATCACACGAACGCGGCCCGCCAGCTCCTGATAGGGGCCGATCGCCGTGCGGCTCGGCGCCGCGAGCTGCACGAACGTGAAGCGCCCGATGAATTCCGGAAATTGTTCGAACAGGCGTT is from bacterium and encodes:
- the otsB gene encoding trehalose-phosphatase; translated protein: MRLLFDEREVLDRLTDARALFVFDFDGTLAPIVEHRDDAMMRDSTRELMRRLSEIAPCAIITGRSRADILPRLAGVRLVRIIGNHGAESDDRDPKLDRIGETVGAWADRLSFELGGVPGVSVENKGLSISLHFRAASDQAEAERRVREAASKIAGALITGGKCVVNLTPPDAPHKGDALRRVRDEIGASVVFFLGDDVTDESIFALPDEDIVSVRVGADPDSRAPFFIRDQDEVDRLLAKLVRLRE